Genomic window (Streptomyces sp. NBC_01431):
GGCGAGGCTGAGCATCTCAGTCGGCGCGCCTACTTATTGGCTTGTTGCGGAGTCGGGGCGGAATCCGCCGCCATGGATGATCCCCCGTGGCGACGGCTCGGATGCGGAGCGGTCGTGCGGCGGATCGCGATCAGGGCGGCGTCGTCGTCGAGGTGTCCGCCGGCGTGGGCGAGAAGATCGCGCCGGATGTGATGCAGAAGCGTCTCGGGGCTGGCGTCGGTCCACTGGGCTGTCCGTTCCGTGAACGGGTAGAACCCACCGGCAGGGTCGCGGGCTTCGATGACGCCGTCGGTATACAGCAGGAGGGTGTCCCCGGGCTCGAAGGAGAACTCATCGAGGGTGTAGTCCTCCGGTCCAGTGCGGCCGACCCCCAGCGGCGGCGCGGGGTGCACGAGAACGGTGACTGCTTCGCCCGGCCTGAGCAGCAGTGGCGGAGGGTGACCGCAGCTGGTCAGCCGGGTGATGGGGTCCTCGTCGGGGATCTCCAGCAGCAAGGCGGTCGCGAAGCGTTCCCCGGCCTCGTCCTCTGGTTCGAAGTCGGCCATGTAGCGGGCGACGCTCTGTTCCAGCCCAGCGGCCAGCTTCGGCAGCGTGGTGTGCTGGTGGGCGGCCTCGCGAAAGGCGCCGAGCAGCAGGGCAGCCTCACCGATGGCGGGCAGACCCTTGCCCCGCACGTCGCCGATCATCACGCGGGTTCCGTGCTCGGTGCGGGTGGCCGCGTATAGATCGCCGCCTATCTGGGCCTCGTCCTCGGCTGCCAGATACAGGGAGGCGACCTGCAGTGGTCCGATCCGGTCCGGGAGCGGCCACAGCAGGACGTGCTGCGCGGCCTCGGCCACTGACCGCACCTGGGCCAACTGCCGACTGCGCCGCTCGCGCACCGCACTAAAGAACACGACCAGAACCGAGAGCACCGCGAGGGTGATCAACTGCACTATGTGGTTCGTTGTGGTCAGCCCGCCGTGAAACACGCCAATGATCGCTTGGGCTGCCAAGGCCAGAACTCCGATGAAGCCGGTCAGCCGGGGACCGGCGAACGAGGCAGTGATCGCGGGCGCGATGACCAGCGCCGGTCCCAGATGGACGTCTGGGGGAGAGCGGATGTCCACCACAGTGATCACCAGGATGAGCACAACAGGGATCGCCAGCAGCGCATGGCGGGACTGCCATGGCTGCCGCAGGCTGGCAAAGCGCTGCGGGGCTGCCACCTCTCCATCCTGCGCCCCCTTGGGGGTGGCTGCGAGCCCAGGACATCAACACGGCACCCCCGCCAAGCGCTCCCTCGCCAGGTGAAGCGCTCAGTGTCGGAGGCGAAGACGACGTCGACGGCCGGGGTGAACAGGTCCTCCGGGGCGCACACCGCTGCGGACGCTGACCCGGGCGGCGACACGGTGTGGGTTCATCACCGAGGCCGGCATCAAGCTGACCTTCAAGGACGCGGGCGTTGCCGCGGTCGACGCCCAGGACCAGGAGGTGGCGCACCTGGTTACGGGACTGGATGGTGATGGTGTCCTCGCGCGGCGAGTCCGCGTCCGCTGTGACGAAGCCGGGGTGGTTGAGGATCGCCGCGGCGATGGCCTCGGTGAGCACCGTCTCGGGCAGCAGGCCGTCGTCGGTGGGCTCCGCGCTGCTCACCAGCGACCCGAGCGATTCGGAGCGCGCCACGGCCGAACTCCTCAACTGCGTGGCCGCCACCTGGGACAAGCAGGACCTCTCGCTGCGCGAGCACGCCCAGGCCGTCGCCCGCACCCTGCCCCGGTACGTTTCATGATCCGCATGCTCGCAGGGACCGCTGACACCGATCCCGCAGGCGAGCTGTCTCCTTGATCCCAGCGGTCATCACCTGTCAATCGGTCAAGATCGTTTATCAAAGGAAACGCGCCGCGTGACGCTACCCCGCACCTCCGCCCTTCAAAAAACGTTGGCACCCTCAAGTGATCAACGCACCACCCACGGATGATCATGTGATCGTGGAGGCACAGGTGCGTGACTACGGGTTTTCGTCAGCTCAGCAGGATGAGATCTGGAGACGCTGGCGCGAGGGACAGTCGTTCAGCTTGATCGGGCGAGGGCTCGGGGCACCGATGCACCACGTCCGCCAGTTCCTGTACCAGAGCGGCGGCGTCCGCCTCACCCCGCGGCAGCGCTCCGAGCGGCATCTGACCGGCGGCGAGCGCGAAGAGATATCCCGCGGCATCGCCGCCGGGGAATCGGCGCGGCAGTTGGCCAAGCTGCTGGGCAGGTCGCCTTCGACCGTCTCCCGCGAGATCGCCCGCAACGGCGGCCGGGACCGCTATCGAGCCGCGTCCGCCGATGCGGCTGCCTACGCGCGCGGGCGTCGGCCCGAGCGGGCCAAGCTCGCCCAACGGCCCGCTCTACGCGCCCTGGTGGAGGCCAAGCTGGCTATGTGCTGGTCACCCGAGCAGATCGCAGGATGGCTGCCGCCAGTTTCCCGGTGACACCGCCATGCAGGTCTCGCACGAAGCGATCTACCTCTCGCTTTACGACCCTCGCCGGTGCCAGGCGATCGACCGCAGTCTCACTCAGCGGCTGAGGTCAGCCCGGCCCATGAGCCGCCCGAAGATCGCCCGCCGTCCCACCGGGCGCGGCATCATCCGCGGCATGGTGTCCATCACCGCCCGCCCCGCCGAGGTCGAGGACCGCAAGGTCCCCGGCCATTGGGAGGGCGACCTCGTGATGCGCACCCGGCCTTCGGCAGTCGCCACGCTGGTCGAACGCACCAGCCGCTACACGGCCATCGTCGCGCTGCCGGACGGCATCAAGGCCGAGCAAGTCACCCCGCACCTCACCAGAAGCCTCCTCAGCGTCTCGCCCCAACTGCGTCGAACGCTCACCTGGGACCGCGGCCGGGAGATAGCCGAACACCAGGCCATCACCGCCGGACGGGCGGCCGCAGATCGCACAGTGGGGATGGGGGGCCAGGAACGTCAGCTCGGCCACCGTCGCCATCCGGCTGTACGGCCCGACCTCGCTGGACGACATCAGTCCGCCGGCCGGACCCGGACCAAACGCACCATCCGGTGGCGGCTCGTTGCGACCCGTACCTCAGCCACCAACCCCTGCGCCACCGCCTGTTCACCGGCTGTGGCCCGGCGGCCGGGGCCGGCTTTGCGGGGCAGGAGGTGGCCAGCGACGGCGTGGGCGACCTGGGCGGCGCGCACCACATCGAGGCGTGGCGAGGTCACCACTGGCTCGCCGTCCAGGAGGACCCGGACTGCCCATGGCCGGTGCACCGGGCCCAGGGCAGCGGGCACACGAGGCATCGATGGTGTCGTTGGTGCGCCACTTCACCCACGCCCGCTCCAGGTGTTCGTGTGGTGACAACCTCAGCTGTCGTGGAACTCTCGTAGAAGCAGCTGTCATGGAACGGTCATGGACCCGTCATGGGACGCTCATGAAAAGCGGCCAACCGTTCGGTGTGCCCCGTTCGTCTTCCCGGCGACACCGATATCCAGGGATTGGTCGGACCGTGGGCAAGAGGCAGCGGCAGGACAGCCGAGAAAATCCGGCGAGGCGTCATTCGCGGGGCAGGAGGTTAGTCGACTATCCGCGCCGGGGGAGAAGGGGCCTGCGCCGCTGGCTGCCGTCGTGGCGGCTGGTGCTGGGCACGGTCGTGCTCGCTGTGGGCGCTCTGGTCAGCCTGTTCGCCTGGGCGTATGCGAGTGTGGACATCCCCGACGAGAACGCCGTCGCCGTCCAGGAGGCCAACACGTACTACTGGGCGGACGGTACCCAGATGGTGAGTCTGGGGAAGGTGAACCGCAATATCGTCCACCTCTCGGACGTGCCGGAATCCGTGCAGAACGCGGTGATTGCTGCCGAGAATGAGAGTTTCTACAGCGACCCCGGAGTCTCTCTAAAGGGAATTTTCCGGGCCGCTGCCAGCGCGGTGGAGGGGCAGGAGACACAGGGTGGTTCCACCATCACTCAGCAATATGTGAAGAACATGTATCTCTCGCAGGAGCAAACTCTCACCCGAAAGGCCAAGGAGTTTATCATTTCGCTTAAGCTCGACCGGACAAAGAGCAAGCAGGACATTCTCCAGGGCTACCTCAACACGAGCTGGTTCGGCCGCGGGGCGTATGGGATCGAGGCCGCCGCGCACGCGTACTACGGCATTCCGGCGAGGCAGCTCGAGCCGGGCCAGGGGGCCGCGCTGGCCGCGCTGCTGAAGGGCGCCGAACTCTACGACCCGGCGACGAGCCGCGCCAACCACGAGCGTGCGGAGGACCGCTGGAAGTGGATCCTCGATCGCGAGGTCGAGGCCGGGCTGATGTCGCAGCAGGAGCGCGACAAGCACCGGACCTTCCCGGAGCCGGACAAGCAGTCCATGGCCACGAACCTCGCGGGCCAGACCGGCTATCTCGTCGACGTCGCCAATAAATACATCAAGGCACACTCCATGATCACCGACCAGGACCTGGCACACGGCGGCTACCGGATCCACACCACGTTCGACAAGAAGCAGGTGGAGCGGCTCACCGCGTCCGTCGAATCCGTCCTGGCGAAGGACATCGACCCGAGGAACCGGGAGGCCGACCGGAACATCCAGGTCGGCGCCGCCGCCGTACGCCACTCCGACGGTGCCGTCCTCGCCCTCTACGGCGGACCCGATGCGACGAAACAGTTCACCAACAACGCCGACACTCTCGGCGTGCCGGTCGGCTCGGCCTTTAAACCGTTCGTCCTCGCGGCAGCTCTTCAGTACGGCACGGAAAGGAGGGACGGCGATCGGACGTCCGTGCACTCCGGGGACTTCTACGGCAACGCCGGCAAGCTCCAGAGCGCGTCCGCCACGGCGGCTCCGGACAGCTCCCACCCAAGCTTGAGCCAAGCCCTGGCAACGGGCGGAAACGCCACGTATGTCCGCCTCGGCAAGGAGGTGGGACTGGAGGCGGTGAAGGACATCGCGATCCGCTCGGGCCTGCTCGAGAACAGCATGGCTCCGCTGGAGGACACCTTCTCCGTCGGCACGTCCACGCCCAGTGCGATCCGTATGGCGGGCGCGTACGGCACCTTCGCCAACCACGGCCTGCAGAACGACCCCTATTCGGTGACCAAGCTCGTCAAGGACGACGAGTCGGTGGGCGGCTTCGAGAGCCGCACGAAGGCCCGGCGCGCCCTGCCCCGAGAGGTCGCCGACGAGGTGGGCGACGCCCTGCGCGAGGCGGGGAGCAGGATGTTCGTCGGTGACACGGAGTGTGCCGTCGGCGCTCCCGTCGCGGCGGGCCGCACCGGCGACCAGGACCGCCTGAAGTCGGCCTGGTTCGTGGGCTGGACGAAGAACACCTCCACCGCCGTGACGATGTTCCGCATGCAGCCCACGGACGGCAAGCTGCTGTCGATGTCGGACGTGGGCGGTGACGGGGGACAGCGGGGGAACGCCTTTCCAGCGAAGATCTGGGGCGACTACATGGATGCGAACCCGCGCGGCTGCACTCCCGCCAAGGCCGGGTAGTAGAGCTTGCCGGGGTATCGATGATGCGTGGTGCCTACCGGGCCCGAAACGGTTCAGTGTCGGGTTTGTGCGGGCTCTGGTCCTACTTCGTGGGACCAGAGCCGCCCCGTTGACACAGTCATGCCCGGCTGGCGTCGCCGCGAAGACTCGACATCCTCGACTCGGTTTGCCTGTGCCAGGGGTTGCTGGAGCCGGTTTCCGCCGTAGCCCTTGAGCGGCGCGGTCCGCCGGGCGGCGAGATACAAGGTTCGCACCCGCTCACTCGCCCGGCCCTCGCCCTCGACGGCCTCTAGCAGGACGGGGGTGTCGGTTTCGGCAACGGCGATCCGGAGCCGGGCGACCAGCCCCTCCAGACCTGACGCTTGATATCGATGACATCTCTGCGTGTTCCGCCCAGCCGTCCTGCGGTAGGCACTGCCGGGCCGCGCGGAGTATTTGATGCCCGAAGGTGCCCGTGGTGCGGGCCGCAGGGCATCGGCGGTCACCACGTGGAGGCCATGTCGAACGGGGCCGGCAGAGCGGTGAACGCGGAGATCTCGTTGGTCTTGTCCGGCACCCGCAGCTGGCTGACGATACGGCCGGCGGCCGTGACGGCGGACAGCGGATGGGCGGCGGGCGCGGCATCGGTGCGCGAGCCGCGGGCGCTCTTGCGTCCACCGCGACTGTCTCCGTCCCGGCCGGGCCGTGGCCGAGCAGGTCGGCGAGCCCGCCGGGACACACCAGGACCAGCACCCGGCGCACAGTGGAGAGCGAGGCCGGCCGGCGCACACCGAGCGGCCCGCACGCACGAAACCCCAGGCGGGGGAGGGTGGCCTGGGGTGCATGGCCAGCCCACTGCCCAATCGCCAGATAGGAGCGGGCGCCGGCCAGGACCGCGCGGGCGGCGGTCAGCATGACCGAGGCCAGGTGTGCTGCCGTCCGCGCCGGTGACGCGGATCGGGCAGGGCACTCAACCGGGCGGCCCTGTACGGCAGTTCACGGCTGACGGGAGGCGACTTGATCAGACAGACGGGGGCAGACTGGCGGCACATCGGAGCTCCGGTGATGGGGCGACTTGGTAGGTCCCCTTGATCATCGGACCTTCGTTGCGTGCGGGGCCGCCGTAGTGAAGGTTCGTCACATCCCTGTGATCTGCTGGTTCTTGGACCCAACAGGACTATGAATCAGCCCTGGCTGGTGACCGCGTCCAAGCCGATCACCTCACGGCGGCCCTCGGCGGTGGCACCGACCGCGACCAGGCAGGCGATGTTCACCACCCGGCTGCCCTCGCGGACCTTCATCGTCAGCGCGTCCGCCCACACAAAGGCCTACGGGCCGACGTCCAGCGGCCGGTTGCACCAGGCATCCAGCTGGACGTCCAGGTGCTTGACCAGAGCGGACACCTGAGACTTCGACAGCTGGGTTACGCCGAGGTCCTTCGCGATCCCCTCGACCCGATGGGTGGACACGCCAAGCACATAGCAGGGGCGATCACCGACATCTGGGCCTGCTCGGAACGACGGCGGCGCTCCGGCAGCCACTCCGGGAAGTAGCTGCCCTCGCGGAGCCGCGGCATCGCCAGTTCGACCGTGCCGGCGCGGGTGTCCCACTCGCGGCGGCGGTAGCCATTGCCCCGGTTGACGCGCTCCGGACTGACCTCACGGTACTCGGCGTTGCACTGGTCCGGGGCCTCCGCGCTCACCAACACGTTCGCGAACGTGGTCAGCATCTGCCGCACCAGATCGGGACTCGCCGGGGCGAGGTAGTCCTCCAGCAACTCAGGGAAGGGCCCACTGTGCCGAGCGGTCATCGCGACCTCCAGGGACGGACTTTGATCGATACGTCCGGAGGCTCATCCGATGGCCGCTTCCTTATGCCCAAGACCACCCGCACGTCCAGTCAAACCACCCTGACCAGTGACCGCCTCACGAACCCGCCGTACACCACGTCCGTGGACGCGGCCCACGACCCTTGACCAAAGAGAGAGGGGCACCCCCCCGTAGGCACACCAGTCCAGGGTCTCGTCGCAGCGGGGCTCTGCGGTCGTTCCAGAGCTTCCCCAGCGCCGTCAGGCCACCGGCCGCTGGTCACTCCGTGACCGCGCAACCCACCACACCCGCGGCCCCCGGTGCCGCCGGACATCGCGTCCGCGGGTGTGGCCCTGGCACCTCAGGCGGCACGTCCGCAGGTGCGCCGAGTGCAGCACTGAAGCCGCTCCTCATCGCCAGGTCGTGGGGACGTACCCGTAGCCCTGATTCGCGTACCCGGCGGTCGCGTCGTAGTTCAGCAGCTTGGGCACACGGGTGTCGACCGTGACGAGCGGGGTGATCCCTCATAGTGGTGCAGGCCCCCACGCTCGCCCCCGCCCGCTCGGTACAGGTTCAAGCGTCAGGCAGTCGGACACACCTCGCGTCGGGCCTGGGTGAGTGCCGGATCGGCGACGGGCTCGCGTGACGGTGCGCCGTGTGGCATCGACATCGGTGCTGCTGTGCTGACGACCCGCGCCACAGGGCCGCCCGGAAGACGATGTTGACGGCGAACCCGTACTTGGCTTGCTCGGGTGCTAGCAATGTCATCGAGGACGAGATCGGCCTGCGGCTGGCGGCCCCCGGCGGCGACTGGCGCGCCCGCCCGGACATGGACCCGCAAGCCACCAGCGGGTTCCGGGCGGCCATCGTCGCCCGCGCTCGTTTCATCGAGGATCTGATCGCTGAGCAGGCCCACTCGCCTCCCGCCTGCGGATCTTCGAGGTCGATCAGCCCGGCACCCAGGCCTGGAAGCGCACGAGCATGCCCGGTCTGGGCATCATCCTCGGCGCCGAGTTCCTGGCCGCCACCGGCGGCGGCAACGGGCGTTGGACCTGACCAACGCCGGCCAGCCCGCAGAAGCCGGGAACATCGAGTCGGGCACGTCGTTGTCGGCGCTGGTCGCCGACGCCTTGCGCGTCTATCTCGCTGACGCCCATGGGCATGCACCGCAGTCGACCGAGGAGGAAGCCTGAATCCGGCCCCCTGCGGGCGCTCCCGTGGCGCCGGCAGCCCTGTCAGGTACTCGCGAAAGCCCCGCCGCCGGCCAGGCTGAAGCAGAGGTCGTCGAACCGGGCCGCGTAGTCCTCCAACAGACACCGGCGCAGGCGGACACAGACGGCGAGCGGTCATCTTCAGCGCCTGACAAGGACGTTGGCTCCTCTCACCGGCCTACGGCCAACCAGTCCTGCCCGTCAACCCACACCACCGGCGGATTTAACGAACTACCGGTAACCTCGGCCGCTGTCAGCAGTCACTTGCCTGTCAGCAGGGCCAGACGCAGGGCCAGTTGGAGTTCGAGCGCGTGGTCGGGGGTGTTCCAGTCGGGCCCGAGGAGCGATTCGATGCGGTCGAGGCGCTGGACGACGGTGTTGACATGGATGTGCAGTTCGTCCTTGGCCCGGGTCAGGTTGCAGCCGCTGGCGAAGTAGGTGCGCAGGGTGCCCACGAGGTCGCTGCCGCGCCGGGCGTCGTAGTCCAGCAGCGGACCGAGGACGGAGTCGACGAAGCCGGCGACGTCGTGGTTGTCGCCGAGGAGCAGGCCAAGGAAGCCGAGGTCCGCGACGCTCGCGCCTTCGCCTGTGCGGCCCAGGACGTGCATGGCGCGCAGGCAGCGCCGGGCCTCGGCGTGCGCGGCTGCGAGCGCCGCAGGGCCGGCGGAGGGTCCGGCAGCCGCGACTGTGACGGCGGCGCCGGTGAGGTGGGTGAGCTGCGCGGAGGCCGTCCTGGCGGCGTCGGCGGGCGCGGTCTCGTCCTGAGGCAGGAGGATGACGATGGTCTCGTCGTGTTCGGCGCTGATGCCGCGGCGGCCGAAGAGATGCTGCACGCCGGCGGTGGACAGCTTGGTGCTGGCCCGGGCGGCGGATTCGGCGACGAGCAGCAGGTGTGGGCGTTCGAGGTCGATGCCGAGGCGGCGTCCTCGGTCGATGAGCCCGACTGGATCGCGGTCGGGTGTGGTGAGCAATTCGGTGAGAAGCTCGCCGCGGATGCGGTTCTCGGTCTCCGCGACGGTGCGTCGCAGCAGGAGCAGGAGTGCTGTGACCACGCTGGCGCGTTCGAAGAGCCGCCGGTCCGCGTCCTGCAGGTCCGGGTGGTCGAGCAGGACGAGG
Coding sequences:
- a CDS encoding PP2C family protein-serine/threonine phosphatase — its product is MAAPQRFASLRQPWQSRHALLAIPVVLILVITVVDIRSPPDVHLGPALVIAPAITASFAGPRLTGFIGVLALAAQAIIGVFHGGLTTTNHIVQLITLAVLSVLVVFFSAVRERRSRQLAQVRSVAEAAQHVLLWPLPDRIGPLQVASLYLAAEDEAQIGGDLYAATRTEHGTRVMIGDVRGKGLPAIGEAALLLGAFREAAHQHTTLPKLAAGLEQSVARYMADFEPEDEAGERFATALLLEIPDEDPITRLTSCGHPPPLLLRPGEAVTVLVHPAPPLGVGRTGPEDYTLDEFSFEPGDTLLLYTDGVIEARDPAGGFYPFTERTAQWTDASPETLLHHIRRDLLAHAGGHLDDDAALIAIRRTTAPHPSRRHGGSSMAADSAPTPQQANK
- a CDS encoding transglycosylase domain-containing protein; translation: MGKRQRQDSRENPARRHSRGRRLVDYPRRGRRGLRRWLPSWRLVLGTVVLAVGALVSLFAWAYASVDIPDENAVAVQEANTYYWADGTQMVSLGKVNRNIVHLSDVPESVQNAVIAAENESFYSDPGVSLKGIFRAAASAVEGQETQGGSTITQQYVKNMYLSQEQTLTRKAKEFIISLKLDRTKSKQDILQGYLNTSWFGRGAYGIEAAAHAYYGIPARQLEPGQGAALAALLKGAELYDPATSRANHERAEDRWKWILDREVEAGLMSQQERDKHRTFPEPDKQSMATNLAGQTGYLVDVANKYIKAHSMITDQDLAHGGYRIHTTFDKKQVERLTASVESVLAKDIDPRNREADRNIQVGAAAVRHSDGAVLALYGGPDATKQFTNNADTLGVPVGSAFKPFVLAAALQYGTERRDGDRTSVHSGDFYGNAGKLQSASATAAPDSSHPSLSQALATGGNATYVRLGKEVGLEAVKDIAIRSGLLENSMAPLEDTFSVGTSTPSAIRMAGAYGTFANHGLQNDPYSVTKLVKDDESVGGFESRTKARRALPREVADEVGDALREAGSRMFVGDTECAVGAPVAAGRTGDQDRLKSAWFVGWTKNTSTAVTMFRMQPTDGKLLSMSDVGGDGGQRGNAFPAKIWGDYMDANPRGCTPAKAG